DNA from Stenotrophomonas bentonitica:
ACATCACCGTGTTCAGGCGATGGCGATTTTCCAGCATGTCCTCGGGACTGCCAAACAGCGTGGGGTTCAAAAGCTGCGCCAGCATCCAGAACTGGAAGTGATTGCCTTGGTGCGGCGTAGCAGACAGAAGCAAGAGATCCCGCGCGTGATCCTTCAGCGCTTCGGCCAGCTTGTAGTTTTCCGTCTTGCGCACCTTGCCGCCCGTGCGGTGGGCAGTCAGGTGATGCGCTTCGTCAAACACCACCAGATCCCAGCGTGGCGCATCCAGCAGGCGCTTGATACGGGCAGGGCGCTTCAAGGTGTCGATGCTGGCAATCAGCCGGTCGTGTTTGGCGAAGGCATTGGTCTTGCGGTCGGTGACATCGCCTTCGGAGCCAAACACCTCGAAATCGAGGTTGAACACCTCGTTCAATTCGCGGTGCCAGTTGTTCACCAAGCCTGCGGGCACCACCATCAGCGCCCGGGTCAACTCGCCCCGGCTGGCCAGTTCACGCAGAATCAGCGCGGCCTCGATGGTTTTGCCCAAGCCCACCTCGTCGGCGATCAGGTAACGCCGTGGTGATGCAGTCGCAATGCGGTGCGTCAGCACCACCTGGTGCGGCAGCAGGTCAATGCGCGCCGAGGTGAGTGCCGAGGCGCTTTCCATCACCGGCAGTGCGTGCGCCTCGAAAGACAGCCAGGCCTTGCGTGCCCGGTCTGAGCCGCCTGCTACCGATTGCAGAATGCGCTCGGTGCGGGTGCGCTCACGGCGTACCGAACTGGCCGGCACGCGGCGCTCGCCCACCACCCCGAAGAACGCGCGCAGATAACCATCGTGCGCGGGTTCGAGCACCACGCCTGGACCGAATTCAGTGTGGGTGATGCGCTCGCCGGGCTGAAACGAATCCTGAAAATCGTCTGCTTGCACGCGCTGGCCTCAAGTAATCCGCAGGTGAAACAGGCCGGCCGCTTTCGCGCCCTCGCGCAGCAAAATTTCCTGCGGGTACTCGTTGGCCTCACCCCACAGAAGGCGCCCAAAGTCGAGTAGTTGCCCCCGATGCGGCGCTTCGCACAGCCAGGTCACTGCGTCGGTGGAAGCCTGCACGCGCAAACGGCCTTGGCCCTGCGGCAGCCAGAAAATCAAGGCGGCTTCGCCTGCGTATTCATCCTGAAATGACAGGATGGCGCGTTTGATCGTGTCGCCCAGCCAGATTTCGCCTTGATCGGGTGCCAGCAGGTCCAGGCTGCCTTCCAGCCCGGCCACCACCAACGTCTGCCCGCCGTTGCTGGGCAGATCATCCGGCCAGCCCTGCGCACCGGGGGCGGCGGCCTGCAAAAACTGCCGCAGGCTCCAAACCTCGCCCGCCGCGCACACCGTGTTGCGTGCCTCCTCATCCCACAGCCAGCTGGTGCCGCGCCGTTGCCATACCGTATCGAGCACCTGCCTCATTGCGTGTACTCCTCATCGTCATCGAACAGCGAAACCTGCTGCGGCTTGGGCGCCTGGCTGGCTTGCCAGGTGGAGAAGATCGCCACCGCGCGCGACGCCGCGTTGCGGGTGGTCTGATCCGAGCCGTTCTTTTGCAGCCATTCCAGCAGCGGCTTGAGCGCTATGTGCGGCTTGAAGTTGTCGTTCGTTAACGTGTCCGAGGCATTGATGCCGCTGCCATCGACACAGGCACCGATCAGCACCATCGCCTGATCGAGATCAGAGGTGAGCTTGCGCCTGTGCTTACCCGACCAATCGCGGGCGAAATCGAGCGGATTGGTGCGCGTAAACACCTTCTTCTCTTCGATGCACCAGCCACGCTGTACAAATTCATCCGGCGTGGTGATGGTGCCGCGCAGAAACTTCTGCAACTGGTCGCGCTTCATTTCAGTCGCAGCCCCGAAGGTGCGCAGGAACTGTCGTGACATCGGTTCGGCATTGACCGGCGGCGGTTCCTTGCCCTTGTCGGCGTCTTCGTCGATGAGTTGGTTGATACCGACCAGCGCGTCGCGGACGGAGATGGTGCGGCCTTCATCCACATAGACCTTGCCGTAGTGGCGAGAGAAGTATTCCAGAGCCTTGCCGCGCCGGATGACCTGAATGTCGGCGGCGGGCAGACCTTCCTTGGCGTGATTCTCCAGCATGGCTTGCAACTGGCGCACATCGGCCATCACCTCGCGGCGCATGCGACCCCAGCTCACCGGCTTGGGCTCCTCGGTGCGCTTGCGGCAGACGTGGATGATGTCGAATTCAATTGTTCTGGAACCGAACTCACCATCGCCCTTTGTTTCGTCGGAGCGGATGGGATAGGTTGCTTCGAGGTAGTACCCTGCGTCGAACAGCGACTCCAACACCGCCACCCAGGGCTCATCCTCGCTGTGGTGGAAGGTGAAAGCTAATATGCCACCGGGTTTAAGCGCGCGATGTGCCTCACGCCAGCACTGAGTCAACAACCGCTGATAAAAGCCATCCGGATCTTCGGGCTCGCGGGCGCGATTGGCGACGGCCTCCAGCGATTTTGGCGTGTATTCGGCGCTGAAATATTCCGGGTATTTACTCTTCAGCACCAAACGAAGCCAGACGTAGAAAAAATCAGACAGCTCCGAGTAATGGAGCAGTCCTCCGAAAGGAGGGTCAGTAATGACTAAATCAAGGCTGGATTCGGCGTACTGCTGGAGATCTGTTGAGGATCTGCACAATACATCTGCACCTGTAAGTACATCGCCAAGAGCCAGTTTTGTCGATTTCCCTGATGTTTGCGAACCAATGCTGGGAAAATTGATGTTAAGTCTCTCGTTGCTCACCAGTTCAGTCGGTGAGGCCAGCCAATTTAGTGCGTCCAGCAATGAATCGAGTGACGAATTCCAGTTACCTCGCCCGAGATGGGCGAAAACGCTGTTCTCTACAACCGTAGACTTTGGGTGGAAATTTTGATTGCTCAGGCTTGGGGCAACACAGTCTTGCTGAATGTCCCAAAAACACATCATATTCTGATGCTGGAGGTATCTGTGAAACGCACCGAGGACGAACTCCCGCACACCCCATTCGTGGTCTCCTGCTGTTGCGATAGCCTTTAACAGTAAGGCATGAACCAAACGCTGCCGTGGGCTGAACATCGTCCACCAGTGGGTGAAACCGTGGTTCGGCACACCTCCTTGCAGGTGATGGGTCATAAAACCGTAAGGAAGCTCGGATCGCGGCCAATAGTCCTTCAAATCAGCGTCCTTGCGCTCCTCCCATTCCGCTAAAACTGCGTCGTACTGTCGAGCATGTGTTCTATCGTAGGCTGCGAAAAAGCGACCACTGTAGGGCTTTCCTGCCGCATCGCGCTTCGGTGCGTAACCCTGTACTGCATAGGCCGCCATCGGCCCCGTCTTGCCAGTGGCCTTGATGGTGGTCAATACGTCCTGCACCGTGCCGCAAGCCGCGCAGGCGTAGTGCGATTTCTTAGGCACCGTGCCCCTCGACGGCGCGAAGGTGGCGCCCGTTTCCGGGTCGGTCACTTCATTAGGCAACGCGCCGCGCACTTCCAGTAGGCGAATATTCGCAGCGCGTGCCGCATCCCACCGTGTGGTCGCCGCCACGTCGTCCTGCGCCGAACCGCCGTAGGGCTGGCTATTCGCATCCTGCTTGGCTTCGCCCGCCAGCCATTGCGGATGCACCAGCAAGCTCAGTTCCACCTTCTTGTTCTTCCCCTTGCCCAGATTCGCAAGCTCAGCGTGCCCACAGTGCGGGCAGATCACACCGCGCCTTTTGTCGAGCACGGAGAAAGGGTATTCACTTGGAGCGACAACCAGCGGCGCATCCGGCGCCATCCGTGCGGCTTCCTCCTCAACGTGGAATTCACCGCCGCATTGGCCGCAGGTGTGTTCCCAGTGCTTCACACTGATGGTCTTCACCGCCATCACCGGACTGGTCATGATCGGCGTGCGGTGGCCACAACCGGTGACCTGGCAAGGGCCATGTTTGGCCCAAAAGGAGTAGATGACCTCCGGGCCTTCGTAGCGGTAGTCCTTGCGCTCGCCCTGCGGAATGGTCAGCGGGTCGAAATCGGCAGGCATTGCCTTGTTCGACGGCAGGTGCGTCCATGTGCCTTTCTCGCCTTCCGGGCCGTCGCAGTAGTAGTACGGCATGATCTGTGGCTTGACCTCAGCCTCGATGTCGGCGAGCAGCTTCTTGACTTGCTCAAGATCGACGTTGGCCAGCTCTTGCTTGACCACGAACCACGCGACCGGGTTGAGGTCGTTGCCGAACATCTGCATGCCCAGGCGCGATCCCTCCACCAAAGTGGTGCCGCCACTTTGAACCGCCCCGGGATTCCTGGAGGCTCCAACTCTTGAGAGGATGGAGTCATGAACAAGCCAGTGAAATATTCCCCGGAAGTTCGGGATCGGGCGGTGCGGATGGTGCTGGAGCACCAGGACGGTCACGGTTCGCAGTGGGCTGCGATCGAGTCGATTGCCGGGAAGATCGGGTGCACAGCCGAGACGCTGCGGTTGTGGGTGCGGCGTGCCGAGCGTGATCAGGGGAAGCTGCCGGGCCTGACGACCGATGAGCGGGCGCGGATGAAGGCGCTGGAGCGGGAGAACCGCGAGCTGCGGCAGGCCAACGAGATCCTGCGCAAGGCGTCAGCATATTTTGCCCAGGCGGAGCTCGACCGCCACTTCAAGCCATGACGAGGTTCGTGACCGAACACCGTCACGCCTACGGAGTCGAGCCGATCTGCCGTGTACTTCAGATCGCTCCGTCGACGTACTACAACCATGCGGTCCGTGAGGCCGATCCGGAGCGCAATCCGAACCGCTGGTGGCGGGACCAGGGACTGGAGGTGGCGGTCCGCCGGGTCTGGGACGAGAACCGTCAGGTCTACGGGGTGCGCAAGGTGTGGCGGCAGTTGCTGCGGGAAGGCTGGCAGGTGGCCCGGTGCACGGTGGAACGGCTGATGCGTCGGCTGGGCCTGCGTGGCGTGATCCGCGGCAAGGTGGTGAAGACCACGGTCAGCGACAAGGCGCAACCGTGCCCGCTGGACCGGGTGAACCGGCAGTTCCATGCCGATCGACCCAACGCGCTATGGGTGAGCGACTTCACCTATGTCTCGACCTGGCAGGGCATGGTGTACGTGGCGTTCGTGATCGACGCGTACGCACGTCGGATCGTGGGCTGGAAGGTGTCCAGTTCGATGACGACCGACTTCGTTCTGGACGCACTGGAGCAAGCCCTGCACGCCCGGCAACGGGAGGGCGAGTTGATCCATCACTCCGACCGCGGGTCGCAATACATGTCGATCCGCTACAGCGAGCGACTGGCCGAAGCCGGGGTCGAACCGTCGGTGGGCAGCGTGGGCGACAGCTATGACAACGCGCTGGCCGAGACGATCAACGGGCTGTACAAGGCCGAGGTGATCCATCGGCGGTCGTGGCGCAACCGCCAGCAGGTGGAACTGGCCACGCTGGACTGGGTGCACTGGTACAACCATCAACGACTGCTGGGGCCGATCGGATACATCCCGCCAGCAGAAGCCGAAGCAGCTTACTATCGGCAACAAGCCGGTCAGGCCAAAGCGGCCTGACTCAAACCAAATGGCCTCCAAGAAAGTCGGGGCGGTTCACCCATAAAAATGTCGGCCACCTTTAGGTGCTTGAATGCGCCTTTCTTCTGGTGGTTGGCGTAGTAGTTGTCCCAGACTAATTTTGCCGATTCCGATGGATCGTCCGGGGCTTTCGTCGCTGCTGCGATCAGCAAGCTCCGAAACACGCTTGATGGACGTCGCGCCCACCACTTCGTCATCGTGTATATCGGTTTTCTGCCTGCTCCTGATGCAGTCTCGACCTTCGCAATCTCATTGATTGGGAGGACAGGGAAATCCACCTCAAGGCAGGTCTTGGGGCGGTTGGGGTCGTTGAAATCGACGGTTTCCAGCGCGACTGCCTTTCCTGCACCGACGGCTTTGGCGACTTGCTGTGCAAGTAGTTCTTTTTTGGTGGCCATTCAAGCGTCCTTAATCTTCTTGTGCGCGCGACTGCCTGCGCATGTTTTCTACCGCAGCAACCAAATCAACTTCTGCTTTGGGCGTGGCCCAGCGCGACCAAAAGGGAATCGTTGCACTGCGTGGTTCGTGTTTGGGCTTGGACATCTTGATGCGGGTCGGAAGCAAGGTGGCGTCGCCCACCACTACAGCCTCGCCCACGTCCAGCGTCGGCAGCACCTCCATCAGCCCCTCCAGACTTTCAGGCAGGAGCTGCCTGACCACTGCCTGATCGGTTTTGTTGGCCAGGCGCAAGCTGATGATGTTGCTGCACTGGCTGAGGATAGTTGTACTGACGTCCGAGGGGCGTTGGCTGACTACCATCAACCCAACACCGTACTTGCGTCCCTCTTTGGCGATGCGCTCGAAGTTTTCCAGGGCGCGCTTTTCCATTGGGCCAATGGAGGCAGCACCGCTTGGCAAGTAGAGATGTGCCTCATCACAGACGAGCACGATAGGATGGCGGGCATCACCATCCGTCCCTGGTGAGCTCCAGAACTGGATTTGGTAGACGATTCGCGCAACCAGACCAACGACGACCGGTAGGATGTCCGAGGGCACCTCCGAAAAATCGACAATCTTGATGCCGGGGTTGATGCCATCTTGCTGGATGCCGGTGCCGAGCAGCTTTTCGGCTAGCTGGTGCAGCGCCTCGTAAGTCTCGTATTCTGCTGGAGCTTGATACATGAAGGCATAGCGACGGTCTTTCGTTTTGACACTGATCCTGTTCAGAAATCGCGTCAGTTTTCCGAAAAGCGGCCCCTGCTTTTCTCCCTTGCTTCCTTGCACCATCTCCTTGTCTTTTTCTGCGATAGCCTCAATAAGATCGGCCAACCGATAGGGCACCGGAGTATCCACTGTGAATCCATCGAGCAGATCATGCTTCCCCAGCCCTTCGATGGATTTCTTCTTCAGCTCCACGACCTGCTTCATCAGTTCACTGGCCTGATTGGGGGCGCTCTCTTCAGACCGATCCACGAACAGTGATTGCATTTCGTCGTAATTCAGCAGCCAGAAGGGCAGGAAGATGGCGCCGTCCTTCTTCGCTTTCAGATCGCCGATGCCTGCGATGCGGTAGTGGCTGGCGAATTTCATGCTCGAATATTCGCCGTGAAGATCGAACACGACGATATTCGCGTGCGGCAGTTGTGCAGACTGCTCAAGAATGGAGGCGACGGTGAAGGATTTGCCCGAGCCCGTACTGCCCAGCAACGCGGCATGGCGCTGGAAAAGCTTGTCGCCATCAATGTAGGCGCTGGCCTTGCCATCCAGGGTATAGGTGCCGACCTTGAGCGGTGCAGCCGCGTCCGCCTTGGATGACGCGCTCAAGATGCCCATGAAGTCTTCGAGAGATTTCTCCTCGATAGGGAACACAGGCCGGTTGATTTCCGGCAGGATGAAAACGGCGCGCGTGAAAGTGTCCTTGCGCTGCCCATCCCGGGCGCGATAGGTGCCGACCAGGCTGATCGACACGCCGTTTTCCTCTTGAGGCACGGCAGCCAGATCCGCTGACGGGTCAGCTTCGGGCAGCGTCGGCAGCTCCACTGGATGCCGCCACACCCGCTCGATGATGCCGATCAGCCATTCATCGCCCATCAACTGGATGGCGACCAATCGACCGACGCGCGCCTTTTGCAGGCGTTGACCGTCCGTCACCCGCACGGTGATCCGTGAGGTTTCAACACTGCGGACTTCGCCCAATGACTGCTCGTCGGTGAAATTGAAAATGCTCATCCTCGCCTCACTCCACAAATTTTTTCAGAAAGTCATCCAACTGCCAGAGCGGCTCTGGTGACCGCAGTGCATTCCCGTTCCAGCGACAGACTGCCCCATCCCCATCTTTGAACACGGCAATCACATGGGGGTGTTCGCCGAGGAGTTTTTCAATGTTCGGGGTCGGATCGCGCGTGACAATGATGGCCGGCATGCCTGCGGCCAGACGATGCTTGATGACGCCTTGCAAATGGTCGTCGTTGAAGCCAAATCCGATACACAACAGTGCCTGGGCATCGGTGAGTACCGCATTCATCGCGGTACGCATTTCGTCGAACAACCTATTGACCAGTGCGTCTTGGTACTTTGACGGGCCGGGGACGACAATGGCTCGTTCCGCGATGGAAACATCGTTGAGGGCTTCCACTGGCCCATCGTCCGTTGTCAACCAACTGATTGAGCCATGAGGCTTATATAGACGAACTGTTTTGCAGATGCGGTGATCGACCTGCTGCTGGCGCTTTTCGGCCACCAGAACACGGCTGTACTGCGTTTGGAAGAGCGGCCTGGCACGCGGCTTACGCCGACGGAACCCCGTAAATCCTGTGTCTAGGGGAATTTCTGCCAGATCACAAAACAACTCCAACAACGTGTCGTAGTTGGTTGTAATGACATGGATGCTGTCCGTGTTCTGCGGAGAGCCACTAAACAAGCGGTTCAAGAGGCGTGACGGCGCATGGCCACCGGCGACCTTTTCGCCAAGAATTTCCGTCTCTGCGGCGATGGCTCTATCAAGAATCAGCTTCGCGGTTTCTCCGCGTATGGCTGATACGATCTCTGTCCACTCCGCCATGCCAAGCGGAATGCCGTTCAGGCCAGCTTCCAGATTTGTCTTGATTGCTTCGACTGATTGCGCCCAGGCGTTCCTTGCCCCATCGGTGGACAGGGCATCGTGCACAGCGGTTGCCAAGTGCTCCGCCAAAGCGCCCATACCGGGCAGGCCATAGCCACAGGAGAAGCCAGAGCCGACGAGCAGCACCGGGGTTTTGCGAAAAATCCCTTGGATGTCTGCGAAGAAATCTTCTGGCAATTCGGCCGCTGTCATATCGGCCTACTTCGATAGTTCAACGAAGGGCGACAGCACTTCCAGCAGCGAGAGACCGCCATGCGTCAAGGTTGGGTAGCCGCCTTGGCTGCGCCACTTTCTGCGCCCCAGCGCCAGCAGGTGTGCGCCATGCGGGCTGTCGATTTGCAAGGCGACGGGAGGAACGAAGGGGCCTGCGTCGCCATTGCCTGCCTTGCTGCGACCGCTTGAAAAAGTCTGCTTGAGGTGCGAGGCAACCTCACCATCGGCATCGGGGAAGTAGCCCGTGGCGGCGTAGCCGTGATCGGATGTGATGACCAAGCGCCGCCCAGTGGCGAGGCGCTCAATAAAGCTCCAAAAGTCGTCACTGGAAAGTTGCTGCGCGGCATCTCTGGTCAGCAGTTCCAGACCTTGGCCCGCGCCGTAGTCGTGCAGCTTGGCGTCTGGCCAGTGGTGCCAGAACACCCAATTCTTCGCACCCGAGGCGTTGTCCACCAAGCCCTCGCAGTCCTTCCACGGCAGGTCGATGGTTTCGGTCTGCGCCGGTTGCAGCTTGTGGGCAAAACCGCCGCCATTGGCTTGTAGCTGGCTGCGGCTGGTCAGCCCCAATGCGCGGGCGAACGGGTTGGTTTCACTGGGCAGTTCGGATGCTGTGGCGCCTACTGTGTGCAGGGTGAATCCACGCTCTTTGGCCCCTTGCAGCAGCCAGGGCAGTTCGCGCAGCGAGAGGGCATCCAGAATCAGCACGGCGCGCGCGACGCTGTGGCCATAGCCGGGTTCGCTCCACCAACGCGCAAGCCGGTCTGAGGTACGTTCCACACCACAGATTTCGGGTTGGCCAAAGACCCGCCACAGATCCCAGCCGCTGGAGGCCAGGAACAAATCGAGCTCGGCAATTTCGCGGTCTCGCTTGACCACCTCGCTGGGGGCATTGCTTTCGGCCAGCGGTTTCGAGGCAATCTCCAACACCCGATCGGTAATGATGCGCCACGCTTCTTTGGGACTGTCCTGGGTCAGGCGCTGCAAGATTTGAGCATCCAACGCCATCAGTTGTCCTCCTTCTCAAGACTCAGCTCAAAAGTCATGCCATCAGGCAGCTTCTTGAGCAGTTCCTTGAGTTGCGCGCCCGTAATCTGCGTGTTTTGGCCAGCAGACACCTTGATCGAGACTTCTGCCACAGGCGTGGCCGGGCCAATGCCCCAGCCTTCGAGCTTGCCGATTAGGTTGAGCGGTGAGGTTGGCGGGTTAGAGAGCGGGGTGCGTGATTTGGCGGTGGTACTTGTGCCACCACCAAAGATGTCGCCGCCATTCGGCGATGTGCCACCGCCGGGAGTGTTGTCGCCACCGGAAGGGGTGACGGGCGGAGTGGTAGTGCCGCCACCAAAAGTATCGCCGCCCGATCCACCGTTGCCGCCTGCAGGCGGCTGCGGCGCGGGTGGCGGGGTGCCTCCGGTCGCGAGCACCGCCGAGGGTTCCATCAGGAACACTTCATCAAGCTGACGCCCCGTGTAGGAGAGTTTGGGGCGCAAGCGCCGCCATGCAGTTTCCTCGTCCTCGCCCGCGTGGGTTTGAAGGTGCTCCAGATTGCGCAGGTTGATGGCGATCTTGCCGCGCGCGCACAAGCGCAGGATGCGTTCCTTCATCGCGGTTTCCCCCAGCCAGGGGATGCAATCCTGACCCGCAGGGCGAGGCTCTTGCAGTTCACGCAGCAGCTTGCCGAGGGGGGCGTTCTCCGAGGCGGCTTCTAGAACAAGGTCTTCGAAATCCTCGGGAACAAAGAGGTCGTTGGTCAGGGTTTCTTCGATGCCCTCGGGGATTTGAGCACCTTGCTTTTTCAGGTGCTCGACACTGAACAGGGATTGCTGCGGGTTCTGGTGGTCATAGCGGTGCAGGATGGCAAACCGATCGAAGCGCTTCTTCAGGTTCTCGCGCAGCGTGCCTTCAAATTCCTTATGAAGTTTCTTGTATTCGGGGTTCTGCCCACTCCATTCCTGCGCCTTCATTTCGGCGCGGGCAAGGATGAGGAGGTCGCGGTCCTGAAAGGCGTTGGTGGAGCCGGCACGGGGCAACAAGAAGCGAATGGTGTTGCGGCGCTTTTGCAGGTGGTCCTTGAGCCAGCGGCCCAGTGTCTGATCCATTTTTTCCGGCTCTTCTGGCAGCACCAAAATGGGCAGCCGGTCATCCCAGCGCTCCGGCTGCTCGGCTTCGTCGAGCGATGTCCACGGATCGTTCTGCCACGATTTTGGCAGGGCAATCACTCGGAAGGTTTTAGCGACCTCATCGCTGCCTCCGATGACGTAGCGCACCTGCTTGGCAAGCTGCACCTGATCGGAACCATCGGTGAACAGTTTGTCATTGCGCGCGCAGGCCATCAACTTGGCGCGGGGGTTTTCTTCCTCGCGGAAGACCAACCTCGGGCCATCCTGGTGAATGTTGAAGCTGTTCTCGACAATGGTCGCCAGTTCGACCTGAAAGGCATTGACATCTACCGGCTTGCTGCGGGTGATGTCCACCTGCAACGTGGCCGGATCGGCCCCGGCAAGATTGCCGACGGCGATGGAGCGCAGCCACAGTGCGCTCAGGATTTCTTGCAGGTGTGGGGCAAGGTTGCCGTGGTCGTACACCGCCTCCGTCACCGAAATGATGTTGTGCTGCGCTTTTTCGCGCAGGGTGCGGTGGTGTTCGTTGGACACTGAATCCAGCAGTGCTCCAATGCCCGAGGCATCGTCATCCAGCCGGAAATCAGCCGCAGTGAGCACAGGCACCGCTTCGCCCCGGCTCTTGTAGAGGTTGGCCAGGATGCGAATCATGTCGCGCGTTTCTTGCGCATCCGTGGCGATCAGCACCTGTTCCTCAAGCAGGCGCAGCAAGTGCGGTGCGTAAGGCCAGGACTCGGTGAATTCACGGCGCTTGCGATCCTGCTCGGCGGGCGGCACATCCAGCAGGCGGAAGTATTCGGAGACGTGTTGTGCAACCAGCGATTCGATGGTGCCGTCTGCAATCTGCAGACGGTTGTCGAACAGGCGATGCAACAGCATCCGCCGCCGATCCTGCTGGATACGCTCGGCATTGCCTCCCGCCTTGAAGTCGATAGCCACTGGGTTGACGCGGTGCACCTGCTGGTAAGCATCGCTGCCGCCATTGCGCACGGAGATCACCAACACCAGTAGGTCGGGGCGCTCTTTGGCGATCTCCGACAGGATCTGGATGAAGTTGAACGCCCATTGCTTCCAGGGGTACTGCTTGGTATTGGTCAGGCCGTCGTACCAAGTCTGGAATTCGTCGAGGAGGAGCATCGCAGGCCGATGCTCAAGCAGCTCGATGATGAGCTTGTCCGAGGGGATGTCGGTCTTGGCCGCTCCCATGCCTTCCCACTTGCCTTTGATGAATTCGCCGCGCGGATGGCGCTCGAACAGCAGGTCCCACAGGAATTTATAGCGTTGCCTGTGCAGGCTCTCGCCAATGACCAACATGCCATCGCGCAGTGCGATCTTGCCGATGCTGGGGTCACCCAACGTGCTTGACCAGGAGTTGAGCCATGCGCCCGTCGATGCGGCATCGTTGACTGCGTGGTAGAGCGCTGCCATCAAGTGCGACTTACCCAGGCCGCGCTCGCCGATCACGACCACTGGCCGCCCTTGGTTGGGGCCAACGGCTTCGATGCCCTCCAGTAGATCGTGGGTGGGATAGGTGATCTCCAAGAATGCCTGTGCGGCGATCTGGGTAGCACCCGTGTTCGAGTCGTTGGAAAGCTCAATGGCCGTCCCTTTGAGGCGCTTGCCCCGAAACTCATCCCGAAGAGTCAATCCAAGCATTACTTACGCACTCCATCGTTGGTTTGGCCATTGGCCGCGTGGACACCCTCGCGCGCAGCGTCGAGTCCTTCCAAGGACTGCTGCTTGATCCAGTTGTCAATGTCCGCGCGCGAAAACCGCCACGTCCCTCCAACCTTGAAGGCTGGGATTTTTTTGGCCCCGGCCAACCTGTAGATCGTCCGTTCCGTGACCTTCAGGTAGTCGGCTACCTGCCTGATGGTGAGGATTTCGCCTTCGTTGTTGTCGGTGGGCATCGTGGGTGCCTTGGAGGTCAAACAATGGCAGGATTGTACAAAATTTTCATGTTTGGGTGATAATTACGCATCTCATGCGAATTTTTCAAGATTGCTGCCGGTCATAAGGCATACGTGAAGATCGGGCAGGAGGCGTTGGCAAGAGGTAAAGCAATGGAGCTCAGACATCTACGCTGTTTCCTCGCTGTTGCAGAAGAACTGCACTTTGCCCGTGCAGCCGAGCGGCTGCATATGGAGCAGTCGCCACTGTCGCGCGCCATCAAGGAGTTGGAAGAAGAACTGGGCGTGTTGCTGTTTGCCCGTACCACGCGCAGCACGCGGCTGACCCGTGCCGGAACATTGTTTTTGGAGCATGTGCGCCGTGTCTTCGCTGCCTTGGAACAAGCGCGTGAAAGCGTGAAAGCAGCAGCAAACGGTTTTCATGGGCAGTTGCGCGTGGCCTTGTCGGATGGCATCACGCCGTCGCGCTTGCCGACCTTGCTGGCGTTGTGTCGCCTAGAAGAACCCGAGGTCGAAATCCGCTTCTTCGAGGTGCCGCTGTCGCAGCAGATCAAAGGGTTGCATGACGATCTGTACGACGTAGGGTTTGCCCAATCCGACGAAGTGGGCGACGGCATCGTTGCCATGCCTGCGTGGAGGGACACGCTCATAGTGGCGGTGCCAGCCCGGCACCCGCTGCTTGCATACAAGCGCATTCCTTTGGAGGAACTTCTGCGCTATCCGCTGGTTCTATGCGATCCACAAGTGTGCGAAGGCCATGCCAAATTCGTTGATCGAGTGCTGCGTCGGGCTGACATGGAGCCACTGGTTGCGGAGCGGGTCGCA
Protein-coding regions in this window:
- a CDS encoding helix-turn-helix domain-containing protein, whose translation is MPTDNNEGEILTIRQVADYLKVTERTIYRLAGAKKIPAFKVGGTWRFSRADIDNWIKQQSLEGLDAAREGVHAANGQTNDGVRK
- a CDS encoding DUF499 domain-containing protein; the encoded protein is MLGLTLRDEFRGKRLKGTAIELSNDSNTGATQIAAQAFLEITYPTHDLLEGIEAVGPNQGRPVVVIGERGLGKSHLMAALYHAVNDAASTGAWLNSWSSTLGDPSIGKIALRDGMLVIGESLHRQRYKFLWDLLFERHPRGEFIKGKWEGMGAAKTDIPSDKLIIELLEHRPAMLLLDEFQTWYDGLTNTKQYPWKQWAFNFIQILSEIAKERPDLLVLVISVRNGGSDAYQQVHRVNPVAIDFKAGGNAERIQQDRRRMLLHRLFDNRLQIADGTIESLVAQHVSEYFRLLDVPPAEQDRKRREFTESWPYAPHLLRLLEEQVLIATDAQETRDMIRILANLYKSRGEAVPVLTAADFRLDDDASGIGALLDSVSNEHHRTLREKAQHNIISVTEAVYDHGNLAPHLQEILSALWLRSIAVGNLAGADPATLQVDITRSKPVDVNAFQVELATIVENSFNIHQDGPRLVFREEENPRAKLMACARNDKLFTDGSDQVQLAKQVRYVIGGSDEVAKTFRVIALPKSWQNDPWTSLDEAEQPERWDDRLPILVLPEEPEKMDQTLGRWLKDHLQKRRNTIRFLLPRAGSTNAFQDRDLLILARAEMKAQEWSGQNPEYKKLHKEFEGTLRENLKKRFDRFAILHRYDHQNPQQSLFSVEHLKKQGAQIPEGIEETLTNDLFVPEDFEDLVLEAASENAPLGKLLRELQEPRPAGQDCIPWLGETAMKERILRLCARGKIAINLRNLEHLQTHAGEDEETAWRRLRPKLSYTGRQLDEVFLMEPSAVLATGGTPPPAPQPPAGGNGGSGGDTFGGGTTTPPVTPSGGDNTPGGGTSPNGGDIFGGGTSTTAKSRTPLSNPPTSPLNLIGKLEGWGIGPATPVAEVSIKVSAGQNTQITGAQLKELLKKLPDGMTFELSLEKEDN
- a CDS encoding SIR2 family protein, with translation MTAAELPEDFFADIQGIFRKTPVLLVGSGFSCGYGLPGMGALAEHLATAVHDALSTDGARNAWAQSVEAIKTNLEAGLNGIPLGMAEWTEIVSAIRGETAKLILDRAIAAETEILGEKVAGGHAPSRLLNRLFSGSPQNTDSIHVITTNYDTLLELFCDLAEIPLDTGFTGFRRRKPRARPLFQTQYSRVLVAEKRQQQVDHRICKTVRLYKPHGSISWLTTDDGPVEALNDVSIAERAIVVPGPSKYQDALVNRLFDEMRTAMNAVLTDAQALLCIGFGFNDDHLQGVIKHRLAAGMPAIIVTRDPTPNIEKLLGEHPHVIAVFKDGDGAVCRWNGNALRSPEPLWQLDDFLKKFVE
- a CDS encoding LysR family transcriptional regulator yields the protein MELRHLRCFLAVAEELHFARAAERLHMEQSPLSRAIKELEEELGVLLFARTTRSTRLTRAGTLFLEHVRRVFAALEQARESVKAAANGFHGQLRVALSDGITPSRLPTLLALCRLEEPEVEIRFFEVPLSQQIKGLHDDLYDVGFAQSDEVGDGIVAMPAWRDTLIVAVPARHPLLAYKRIPLEELLRYPLVLCDPQVCEGHAKFVDRVLRRADMEPLVAERVASCDLMMALVSAGLALGFTGAARIAAHPDSGVVARPLALRVPPLTTYLLHAEGQPFDVLARFIERAQAIESPEAPRPKPGHYSDSLEEPAP